Proteins found in one Panicum hallii strain FIL2 chromosome 4, PHallii_v3.1, whole genome shotgun sequence genomic segment:
- the LOC112888668 gene encoding E3 ubiquitin-protein ligase RING1-like — MSTGAGGGVRRRRRTWRLYWCYVCGRAVRAVSYPTSDVFCPRCFGRFLHEIDLPAPRPVLPPPDRFFQPPFLPHDGPRRWVVYTGDATADADTPLPRRRRPRRVPSPPPSPATRRPDDDDAPVDAPPPPPPTVVGWDEFLVGPNLDALIERLTQDDRPGPAPAPESAIESLPTVRVSPAHLSDGPQCPVCKEEFELGEAARELPCKHAYHADCIVPWLRLHNSCPVCRQELPEQADGSREGGVEEGSGEAEAPGPVVVAGWGPLAWLPLPRAPDGDAWESSGADDGDAAGRGACAAAVLQSFVVVAACFVALSFFV, encoded by the coding sequence ATGTCCACGGGCGCTGGCGGTGGcgtgcgccggcgccggcggacgTGGCGCCTGTACTGGTGCTACGTGTGCGGCCGCGCGGTGCGCGCCGTGTCGTACCCGACCTCGGACGTCTTCTGCCCGCGCTGCTTCGGCCGCTTCCTCCACGAGATCGACCTGCCGGCGCCGCGACCCGTGCTCCCGCCGCCCGACCGGTTCTTCCAGCCGCCGTTCCTCCCGCACGACGGCCCCCGCCGGTGGGTCGTATACACCGGCGACGCCACGGCCGACGCCGACACgccgctcccccgccgccgccgcccccggcgcgtcccgtccccgccgccgtcccccgCGACGCGGCGcccggacgacgacgacgccccCGTCgacgcgccaccgccaccgcctcccACCGTGGTCGGCTGGGACGAGTTCCTCGTCGGGCCCAACCTGGACGCGCTCATCGAGCGCCTCACGCAGGACGACCGCCCCGGGCCGGCTCCCGCGCCGGAGTCGGCCATCGAGTCCCTCCCCACGGTGCGGGTGTCCCCGGCGCACCTGTCGGACGGCCCGCAGTGCCCCGTGTGCAAGGAGGAGTTCGAGCTCGGGGAGGCCGCGCGCGAGCTGCCGTGCAAGCACGCGTACCACGCCGACTGCATCGTGCCGTGGCTCCGGCTCCACAACTCGTGCCCGGTGTGCCGGCAGGAGCTGCCGGAGCAGGCGGATGGATCCCGGGAGGGCGGCGTcgaagaaggaagtggggaggcggaggcgccggggccggtggtggtggccggctgGGGGCCGCTGGCTTGGCTGCCGTTGCCACGCGCGCCGGACGGGGACGCTTGGGAGAGCAGTGGAGCGGACGACGGTGACGCCGCCGGGCGTGGTGCTTGTGCGGCGGCTGTCCTGCAGTCTTTTGTCGTCGTCGCCGCTTGCTTTGTCGCCCTCTCGTTCTTTGTTTGA
- the LOC112889588 gene encoding mitochondrial phosphate carrier protein 3, mitochondrial-like — MALFDRSRESLLPSFLYAPAAAKSFAGSSSLPASPAAAPASGGAPSFPIQAPKEKIEMYSPAFYAACTAGGIASCGLTHMAVTPLDLVKCNMQIDPAKYKSITSGFGILAKEQGVRGFFRGWVPTLLGYSAQGACKFGFYEFFKKYYSDIAGPEYAQKYKTLIYLAGSASAEVIADVALCPFEAVKVRVQTQPGFARGLSDGLPKFIRSEGALGLYKGIVPLWGRQIPYTMMKFASFETIVELIYKHAVPVPKSECSKPFQLGISFAGGYVAGVFCAIVSHPADNLVSFLNNAKGATVGDAVKKLGLWGLFTRGLPLRIVMIGTLTGAQWGIYDAFKVMVGLPTTGGVTPAPAPTAEEAALKASA; from the exons ATGGCGCTCTTCGACCGCTCCCGCGAGTCGCTCCTCCCGAGCTTCCTCTacgccccggcggcggcgaagtCCTTCGCCGGCTCCTCCAGCCTCCCCGCCTCGCCCGCTGCGGCACCGGCAAGTGGGGGCGCGCCGTCGTTCCCGATCCAGGCGCCCAAGGAGAAGATCGAGATGTACTCGCCGGCTTTCTACGCCGCCTGCACGGCCGGAGGCATCGCCAGCTGCGGGCTCACCCACATGGCCGTCACGCCGCTCGACCTCGTCAAGTGCAACATGCAG ATCGACCCAGCGAAATACAAGAGCATCACATCCGGGTTTGGAATTCTGGCCAAGGAGCAAGGAGTGAGGGGCTTCTTCAGGGGATGGGTGCCCACCCTGCTGGGTTACAGTGCTCAGGGAGCTTGCAAGTTTGGATTCTATGAGTTCTTCAAGAAGTACTACTCAGATATTGCAGGGCCTGAGTATGCTCAGAAATACAAGACCTTGATATACCTTGCTGGGTCGGCTTCTGCTGAGGTGATTGCTGATGTGGCTCTCTGCCCCTTTGAAGCCGTCAAGGTCCGTGTGCAGACACAGCCTGGTTTTGCTCGTGGGCTCAGTGATGGCCTCCCTAAGTTCATCAGATCTGAGGGTGCCCTGGG GCTTTACAAGGGAATTGTTCCTCTCTGGGGTCGTCAGATTCCTT ACACAATGATGAAGTTTGCTTCATTTGAGACCATCGTTGAACTTATCTACAAGCATGCTGTTCCTGTTCCAAAGTCAGAGTGTAGCAAACCTTTCCAGTTGGGTATCAGCTTTGCTGGTGGCTACGTTGCTGGTGTCTTCTGCGCCATTGTTTCTCACCCGGCAGATAACTTGGTCTCTTTCCTGAACAATGCCAAGGGTGCTACAGTGGGTGAT GCTGTTAAGAAGCTTGGCCTCTGGGGCCTCTTCACTCGAGGACTACCCCTTCGTATTGTCATGATCGGTACTCTTACTGGAGCTCAGTGGGGAATTTATGATGCATTCAAAGTCATGGTTGGATT GCCTACTACTGGTGGTGTTACACCTGCACCAGCCCCTACCGCAGAGGAGGCTGCGTTGAAGGCCAGTGCCTGA
- the LOC112888670 gene encoding ethylene-responsive transcription factor ERF014-like: protein MVKAAAASNDTASAAAKHGAKRTYKGVRMRSWGSWVSEVRAPGQKTRIWLGSHSTAEAAARAYDAALLCLKGSAAAADLNFPLRLPFDLPPAAMSPKAIQRVAAAAAAAAGGAGFAACAADNADSACSGTTAATPAWSSGSPSDDASAVSSPESTLSSESELPAHHYGDADADYYSSLADIDAFFQSPKCMEYAMMDPCSAFFAPAPAAADDACWEEEGDIALWSFSALGC from the coding sequence ATggtgaaggcggcggcggcgagcaatgacaccgcgtcggcggcggcgaagcaCGGCGCGAAGAGAACGTACAAGGGCGTGCGGATGCGGAGCTGGGGTTCGTGGGTGTCAGAGGTGCGGGCGCCGGGGCAGAAGACGCGGATATGGCTGGGGTCCCACTCCACCGCCGAGGCCGCGGCGCGGGCCTACGACGCCGCGCTGCTCTGCCTCAAGGgctccgcggcggccgcggaccTCAACTTCCCGCTCCGCCTCCCGTTCgacctgcccccggccgccatGTCGCCCAAGGCAATCCagcgcgtcgccgccgccgcagcagcagcggccggcggcgcgggcttCGCGGCGTGCGCCGCCGACAATGCCGACAGCGCGTGCAgcggcaccaccgccgccaccccggCGTGGAGCAGCGGCTCGCCCAGCGATGACGCCTCCGCGGTCAGCTCCCCGGAGTCCACGCTGAGCAGCGAGAGCGAGCTGCCGGCGCACCACTACGGCGACGCCGACGCGGACTACTACAGCTCGCTCGCGGACATCGACGCCTTCTTCCAGTCGCCCAAGTGCATGGAGTACGCCATGATGGACCCCTGCAGCGCCTTCTTcgctccggcgccggcggcggcggacgacgCCTGctgggaggaggagggcgaCATCGCGCTCTGGAGCTTCTCCGCTCTCGGGTGCTGA
- the LOC112890576 gene encoding transcription factor GTE9-like: protein MARAPARKPGESRGMAGAGRRRVAGEGPGTKVPADISNQDPQLILRKRLRAEMEALRGLLRKAELLSGKTVGNGRAAARCGKDGRFLAAEHRSEATEAERTPCAKRRKTMPLAEIVVEPRMSADEISNLVARVASLSSNMPAHILEFLKEECTGHEDGNSGEIEIDLGSMRRSAMPELRKLLDEFAEGEKRRHQTDAASASRPISRSSPDQHEDGEIVVEEDDAIVDICVDASPTAAEQVLRSPPRLLEGGEIEEEAADMLVDICGDASPVATKTLAGPGNRPGSSSSSSSSSCSSGSSSDPSHSDSGDSGSDDESVTSSPAPAVLHNTSPGASPVGVPDKVLCSSPCSLEDGECRIEERGGAAAKFADHESVGGSLVPLILPERGDEPETALEALPIARDQSIPQATYRDLIARACQMLRRRRHPARQRAYEELEEMERNAKPIGDCVHPMHLRQLGITPVEHAVTSERRAPGRGSPVQRLLGLFLKAE, encoded by the coding sequence ATGGCCCGGGCGCCGGCGAGGAAGCCCGGGGAGTCGCGCGGCATGGCTGgggctggccgccgccgcgtcgccggCGAAGGGCCCGGCACGAAGGTGCCCGCCGACATCTCCAATCAAGATCCCCAGCTGATTCTCCGGAAGAGGCTGCGCGCGGAGATGGAGGCGCTCCGCGGCCTCCTCAGGAAGGCGGAGCTCCTGTCCGGCAAGACCGTCGGCAACGGCCGCGCGGCAGCTCGTTGCGGCAAGGACGGCCGGTTCTTGGCGGCGGAACACCGATCGGAGGCTACGGAGGCGGAGAGGACGCCATGTGCCAAGAGAAGGAAGACGATGCCTCTCGCGGAGATCGTCGTCGAACCCAGGATGTCAGCGGACGAGATCTCCAACCTGGTCGCCCGAGTCGCGTCGCTCTCGTCGAACATGCCAGCTCACATCCTCGAGTTCCTTAAGGAGGAGTGCACCGGCCACGAAGACGGGAACAGCGGCGAGATAGAGATCGACCTCGGATCCATGAGGCGCTCCGCAATGCCCGAGCTGAGGAAGTTGCTGGACGAGTTCGCTGAAGGGGAGAAGCGCCGGCACCAGACGGATGCGGCGAGCGCATCGAGGCCCATTAGCCGGTCGTCGCCGGATCAACATGAAGACGGCGAGATCGTCGTCGAGGAGGACGACGCCATCGTTGATATATGCGTCGACGCCTCTCCCACGGCAGCAGAACAGGTTCTTCGTTCACCGCCGCGTTTGCTTGAGGGCGGCGAGAtagaggaggaggcggcggacaTGTTGGTCGACATCTGCGGCGACGCCTCCCCTGTGGCAACCAAGACGCTCGCTGGACCAGGAAACCGCCCTGGCAGTAGCAGTAGCAGTAGCAGTTCAAGCTGCTCTTCCGGATCCTCCAGCGATCCATCACATTCTGATAGCGGCGACTCCGGCTCCGACGACGAGAGCGTGACAAGCAGCCCGGCTCCGGCCGTCCTTCACAATACCTCTCCCGGCGCCTCTCCCGTGGGAGTGCCGGACAAGGTTCTGTGCTCATCGCCGTGCTCACTTGAAGACGGGGAGTGCCGGATAGAGGAACGCGGGGGCGCAGCGGCGAAGTTTGCCGACCATGAGAGTGTCGGAGGCAGCCTGGTTCCTCTGATTCTTCCCGAAAGAGGCGACGAGCCCGAGACGGCGCTGGAGGCGCTTCCGATCGCACGCGACCAGAGTATCCCTCAGGCGACGTATCGTGATCTCATCGCCAGGGCTTGCCAGATGCTGCGCAGGCGGCGGCATCCGGCGAGGCAGCGAGCCTATGAAGAGCTGGAAGAGATGGAGAGGAACGCGAAGCCGATCGGCGACTGCGTACACCCGATGCACCTGAGGCAGCTGGGGATCACTCCGGTGGAGCACGCTGTGACCTCTGAGCGGCGTGCTCCTGGTCGTGGCAGCCCGGTGCAGAGGCTACTTGGGCTCTTCTTGAAAGCAGAGTAG